One genomic window of Coffea eugenioides isolate CCC68of chromosome 1, Ceug_1.0, whole genome shotgun sequence includes the following:
- the LOC113775783 gene encoding probable polygalacturonase gives MGEEKRLVKRLAVLLLLLAFCDATKHIGTQYDGECQFIRPLKPRPHSVSVLEFGAVGDGKTSNTVAFQNAIFYLKSFADKGGAQLYVPRGRWLTGCINLTSHLTLFLEREAVILGSQDYTHWDIVDPLPSYGRAIEVSGGRYRSLISGNNLTDVVITGNNGTIDGQGSIWWEKFNSHLLNYSRPHLVEFVGSNDVVISNLTFLNAPAWNIRPAYCSNVLVQNITVHSPPESPYTSGIVPDSSEHVCIENSNISMGYDAIALKSGWDEYGIAYGKPTTNVHIRGIRLQSGTGSGVAFGSEMSGGISNILVEHLDIHNSFVGIELKTSIGRGGYIKYILISDVIMENVQIGLKATGQCDSHPDDKFDPHALPTISAITFKDIRGTNITVAGSFTGINESPFTSLCLSNISFSVTSDPSASWICSSVSGSSDNVSPEPCPDLQEIFPNSTTCFSQLYSNSQVAIS, from the exons ATGGGAGAGGAGAAGAGACTCGTGAAGAGGCTA GCAGTACTTCTTTTGCTTTTGGCTTTTTGTGATGCAACTAAGCACATTGGGACTCAATACGATGGAGAATGCCAGTTTATTAGGCCCCTCAAACCTCGGCCACACAGTGTGTCAGTCTTGGAATTCGGAGCAGTTGGGGATGGAAAAACATCAAATACTGTAGCATTCCAGAATGCTATATTTTATCTTAAGTCCTTTGCGGACAAGGGGGGTGCCCAACTCTATGTCCCCCGTGGTAGGTGGCTAACTGGATGCATTAATCTCACGAGCCACCTAACTCTATTCCTGGAACGAGAGGCTGTTATTCTTGGATCTCAG GATTATACTCACTGGGATATAGTTGACCCATTACCTTCGTACGGTCGAGCTATTGAAGTTTCAGGTGGAAGATATCGCAGCTTAATTAGTGGAAATAATTTGACTGACGTGGTGATTACAG GCAACAATGGAACTATTGATGGTCAAGGTTCAATTTGGTGGGAGAAATTCAACTCCCACTTGTTAAACTACAGTAGACCACATTTAGTAGAATTTGTTGGCTCTAATGATGTTGTTATTTCCAACTTGACCTTTTTAAATGCCCCTGCCTGGAATATACGCCCGGCATATTGCAG TAATGTGCTAGTTCAGAACATAACAGTTCATTCTCCTCCCGAGTCTCCATATACTAGTGGAATAGTCCCAG ATTCTTCAGAACATGTTTGTATTGAGAATAGCAACATTAGTATGGGTTATGATGCAATTGCACTCAAGAGCGGTTGGGATGAGTATGGAATTGCCTATGGAAAGCCTACTACAAATGTTCATATCCGTGGGATCCGCTTGCAATCAGGCACAGGATCAGGTGTGGCTTTTGGAAGTGAGATGTCTGGAGGCATTTCAAACATACTAGTTGAGCATCTTGATATTCACAACTCGTTTGTTGGCATCGAGCTGAAGACCTCAATAGGGAGGGGTGGTTATATTAAATACATCCTGATATCAGATGTGATAATGGAAAATGTGCAGATAGGATTGAAAGCAACAGGGCAGTGTGATTCACATCCTGATGACAAATTTGATCCTCATGCCTTACCAACTATCAGTGCAATCACTTTTAAGGACATAAGAGGCACAAACATAACCGTGGCGGGAAGCTTCACTGGCATAAATGAATCTCCTTTCACTTCATTATGTCTCTCAAACATCTCTTTTTCTGTTACTTCTGATCCTTCTGCATCATGGATTTGCTCTAGCGTGTCAGGATCATCTGATAATGTCTCACCTGAACCCTGTCCAGACCTCCAGGAAATATTTCCTAATTCAACCACTTGCTTCTCCCAGCTATATTCAAATAGTCAAGTTGCAATTTCATGA
- the LOC113779639 gene encoding uncharacterized protein LOC113779639 isoform X2 produces the protein MSEGEYDNSSGDPSEKLRTLKITSLDEEEDEEDAPMVDDVYEEEDDDEEEEEGEEPVSLGFVESPKHSWSLSRELFPSVAGGTPAWLDPTNLPSGRSCLCDFCAQPLQFLLQVYAPLLHKESTFHRTLFVFICPSMSCLLKDQHDQWKRQPEKAFRSVKVFRCQLPRFNSFYSSEPPRHDGSDRRTRNGAILCSWCGTWRGDKICSNCRIARYCSEKHQTAHWRSGHKIECRQPYMAPVASASTISDLPAETQKGTIDWQKPNHYGPYQVAGHQKWIFQGATIVVGLELVNSRYCRNYYITLELKIMQILLIGQLLWCIRAKPRVRIELFTRKNLPGFSFYLNQLQHCDKCYDPPVFSCYLCFRFCVNQRETTIFFPWCTFLLSPQGISKDARFMNHCVSA, from the exons ATGTCGGAAGGAGAGTATGACAACAGCAGCGGCGATCCTTCAGAGAAACTAAGGACTCTGAAAATCACCAGTCTTGAcgaggaagaagatgaagagGATGCTCCCATGGTTGATGATGTTTATGAGGAGGAGGACGACGacgaggaggaggaggaaggtGAAGAGCCGGTGTCCTTGGGCTTTGTGGAGAGCCCTAAACATTCGTGGTCGCTATCTCGGGAGTTGTTTCCTAGTGTAGCTGGTGGTACTCCT GCATGGTTGGATCCGACAAATTTACCCAGCGGGAGGTCTTGCCTTTGTGACTTTTGCGCCCAACCTTTGCAGTTTCTGCTTCAG GTTTATGCACCTCTTTTACACAAGGAGTCAACATTCCACCGCACcttatttgttttcatttgtCCATCTATGTCTTGTCTTCTTAAAGACCAACATGATCAATGGAAACGGCAGCCCGAGAAGGCATTTCGAAG TGTGAAGGTCTTCCGTTGCCAATTGCCTCGTTTCAACTCGTTTTACTCTAGTGAGCCTCCAAGACATGATGGTAGTGACAGACGTACTAGAAATGGAG CCATACTCTGTAGCTGGTGCGGTACATGGAGAGGAGATAAAATTTGTAGTAATTGCAGAATAGCGCGTTACTGCTCTGAGAAACACCAG ACAGCACACTGGCGTTCAGGTCATAAAATTGAGTGCCGACAGCCCTATATGGCACCAGTGGCTTCTGCATCAACCATTAGTGACTTACCTGCAGAAACACAAAAAG GTACTATAGACTGGCAAAAACCAAACCACTATGGCCCATATCAAGTGGCCGGCCATCAAAAATGGATATTCCAAGGTGCAACTATTGTGGTGGGCCTCGAGCTTGTGAATTCCAG GTATTGCCGCAACTACTATATTACTTTGGAATTGAAAATCATGCAGATTCTCTTGATTGGGCAACTATTGTGGTGTATACGTGCGAAGCCTCGTGTGAGAATAGAGTTGTTTACAAGGAAGAATTTGCCTGGGTTCAGCTTTTATCTCAATCAGCTGCAACATTGTGATAAATGTTATGATCCTCCCGTTTTTTCTTGTTATCTGTGTTTCCGTTTCTGTGTGAATCAGAGAGAAAcaaccattttttttccttggtgCACTTTTTTGCTTTCGCCACAGGGAATTAGCAAAGACGCGAGATTTATGAACCATTGTGTGTCTGCATGA
- the LOC113779639 gene encoding programmed cell death protein 2 isoform X1 produces MSEGEYDNSSGDPSEKLRTLKITSLDEEEDEEDAPMVDDVYEEEDDDEEEEEGEEPVSLGFVESPKHSWSLSRELFPSVAGGTPAWLDPTNLPSGRSCLCDFCAQPLQFLLQVYAPLLHKESTFHRTLFVFICPSMSCLLKDQHDQWKRQPEKAFRSVKVFRCQLPRFNSFYSSEPPRHDGSDRRTRNGAILCSWCGTWRGDKICSNCRIARYCSEKHQTAHWRSGHKIECRQPYMAPVASASTISDLPAETQKVASNHLWPQFEIVNEDECRDKKSEYDGFDKSLVSQSQMDEVKSLLDTFEVGGDKRSWAAFQERISREPEQVLRYYRLAKTKPLWPISSGRPSKMDIPRCNYCGGPRACEFQVLPQLLYYFGIENHADSLDWATIVVYTCEASCENRVVYKEEFAWVQLLSQSAATL; encoded by the exons ATGTCGGAAGGAGAGTATGACAACAGCAGCGGCGATCCTTCAGAGAAACTAAGGACTCTGAAAATCACCAGTCTTGAcgaggaagaagatgaagagGATGCTCCCATGGTTGATGATGTTTATGAGGAGGAGGACGACGacgaggaggaggaggaaggtGAAGAGCCGGTGTCCTTGGGCTTTGTGGAGAGCCCTAAACATTCGTGGTCGCTATCTCGGGAGTTGTTTCCTAGTGTAGCTGGTGGTACTCCT GCATGGTTGGATCCGACAAATTTACCCAGCGGGAGGTCTTGCCTTTGTGACTTTTGCGCCCAACCTTTGCAGTTTCTGCTTCAG GTTTATGCACCTCTTTTACACAAGGAGTCAACATTCCACCGCACcttatttgttttcatttgtCCATCTATGTCTTGTCTTCTTAAAGACCAACATGATCAATGGAAACGGCAGCCCGAGAAGGCATTTCGAAG TGTGAAGGTCTTCCGTTGCCAATTGCCTCGTTTCAACTCGTTTTACTCTAGTGAGCCTCCAAGACATGATGGTAGTGACAGACGTACTAGAAATGGAG CCATACTCTGTAGCTGGTGCGGTACATGGAGAGGAGATAAAATTTGTAGTAATTGCAGAATAGCGCGTTACTGCTCTGAGAAACACCAG ACAGCACACTGGCGTTCAGGTCATAAAATTGAGTGCCGACAGCCCTATATGGCACCAGTGGCTTCTGCATCAACCATTAGTGACTTACCTGCAGAAACACAAAAAG TTGCTAGCAATCACCTGTGGCCACAATTTGAGATTGTAAATGAAGATGAATGTCGAGATAAAAAGTCTGAGTATGATGGATTTGATAAGTCATTGGTTTCACAAAGCCAAATGGATGAAGTCAAGTCATTACTAGACACCTTTGAG GTGGGTGGTGACAAAAGATCTTGGGCAGCTTTTCAAGAGCGAATATCCCGTGAACCTGAGCAAGTATTGAG GTACTATAGACTGGCAAAAACCAAACCACTATGGCCCATATCAAGTGGCCGGCCATCAAAAATGGATATTCCAAGGTGCAACTATTGTGGTGGGCCTCGAGCTTGTGAATTCCAG GTATTGCCGCAACTACTATATTACTTTGGAATTGAAAATCATGCAGATTCTCTTGATTGGGCAACTATTGTGGTGTATACGTGCGAAGCCTCGTGTGAGAATAGAGTTGTTTACAAGGAAGAATTTGCCTGGGTTCAGCTTTTATCTCAATCAGCTGCAACATTGTGA
- the LOC113761020 gene encoding serine/threonine-protein kinase fray2-like, which yields MPRNASWGQCGLISAHLESTTLELAHGHAPFSKYPPMKVPLMTIQNAPPGLDYDRDKKFPKCFKEMVAMCLVKDLTKRLTAEKLLKHSFFKNAKPPELSVQKVSADLPPLWNHVKANLSLKDAAQLALKKMPSAKQEALSHV from the exons ATGCCGAGAAATGCCAGCTGGGGACAATGTG GGCTGATATCTGCTCATTTGGAATCCACCACACTGGAGTTGGCTCATGGTCATGCACCATTCTCGAAATATCCCCCAATGAAG GTTCCTTTGATGACCATACAAAATGCGCCTCCTGGACTTGATTATGACCGCGATAAAAAGTTCCCCAAG TGTTTTAAAGAAATGGTTGCAATGTGCTTGGTGAAAGACTTGACAAAGAGGCTAACTGCAGAGAAACTATTGAAACATTCCTTTTTCAAGAATGCAAAGCCTCCAGAGCTTTCTGTGCAAAAAGTCTCTGCTGACTTACCTCCGTTGTGGAATCATGTTAAGGCAAATTTGAGT CTTAAGGATGCTGCACAACTAGCTTTGAAGAAAATGCCTTCAGCTAAACAGGAAGCATTATCACACGTCTAA